Proteins co-encoded in one Acidobacteriota bacterium genomic window:
- a CDS encoding ATP-binding protein: MPYVPRALAGTIRRAMRTFPAVLVTGPRQTGKTTLLREELGDSHRYVSLERPDVRDVARDDPLGFLADAGERVILDEIQYAPELLHYIKDDIDVHRQPGRWLLTGSQDFALMRGVSQTLAGRIAVLHLDPFAVSEVLGAAAPTSLGNLLEGLCTDPGNDVPEFDLADWLHRGAWPEPRLNPEVDRDLWMQSYVQTYLERDLRNMERVSDLETFRAFFSLVCASTGQVLNLARLGRDAGVSAPTARRWLNLLVTSRLVVLLPPYHRNFGKRIRKSPKLHVIDPGLASWMLGYRTTDAIMNGPALGALTESAVVAELTKISHHGGGAARLYHWDGLPAEVDIVAEVDGRLYGIEVKATRTPTSRHADNLARWCELTGAQGILACRTDRARHLGRGIRAAPWHFCVAGSTLPGQHDH; encoded by the coding sequence ATGCCGTACGTCCCACGCGCACTGGCAGGCACCATCCGGCGGGCGATGCGTACCTTCCCCGCCGTGCTTGTCACCGGTCCCCGCCAGACCGGCAAGACGACCCTCCTCCGCGAGGAGCTCGGCGACTCGCACCGCTACGTGTCTCTCGAGCGGCCGGACGTGCGCGACGTCGCGCGCGACGACCCGCTCGGCTTTCTGGCCGACGCCGGCGAGCGCGTCATCCTCGACGAGATCCAGTACGCGCCGGAGCTCCTGCACTACATCAAGGACGACATCGACGTTCATCGGCAGCCGGGCCGCTGGCTGCTGACCGGCTCGCAGGACTTCGCGCTGATGCGCGGCGTGAGCCAGACCCTGGCGGGGCGGATCGCGGTGCTGCACCTCGATCCCTTCGCCGTCTCGGAGGTGCTCGGTGCGGCGGCCCCGACAAGCCTCGGCAATCTGCTGGAGGGCCTCTGCACGGACCCCGGCAATGACGTCCCGGAGTTCGACCTCGCCGACTGGCTCCACCGCGGCGCCTGGCCCGAGCCGCGCCTCAATCCCGAGGTGGATCGCGACCTCTGGATGCAGAGCTACGTCCAGACCTACCTGGAGCGCGACCTGCGGAACATGGAGCGGGTCAGCGATCTGGAGACGTTCCGCGCGTTCTTCTCCCTCGTCTGCGCGTCGACCGGCCAGGTGCTGAATCTCGCGCGCCTCGGACGCGACGCCGGCGTCAGCGCCCCGACCGCGCGCCGCTGGCTGAACCTGCTGGTCACGAGCCGCCTCGTCGTGCTGCTGCCGCCCTATCACCGGAACTTCGGCAAGCGGATCCGGAAGAGCCCGAAGCTGCACGTCATCGATCCCGGTCTGGCAAGCTGGATGCTCGGCTACCGGACCACGGACGCCATCATGAACGGACCGGCGCTGGGCGCGCTGACGGAATCGGCCGTGGTGGCGGAGCTGACCAAGATCAGCCATCACGGCGGCGGCGCGGCGCGGCTCTATCACTGGGACGGCCTGCCGGCGGAGGTCGACATCGTGGCCGAGGTGGACGGCCGCCTGTACGGCATCGAGGTGAAGGCGACCAGAACCCCGACCTCGCGGCATGCGGACAACCTCGCCCGCTGGTGCGAGCTCACGGGCGCACAGGGCATCCTCGCCTGCCGGACCGACCGCGCCCGCCACCTCGGCCGCGGCATCCGCGCGGCGCCGTGGCATTTCTGCGTTGCGGGGTCGACGCTTCCGGGGCAGCACGATCATTGA
- a CDS encoding RecQ family ATP-dependent DNA helicase produces MRCLAIDLEVGKRSERIDALAAVDSNGRSLVRTRLDPRGLDRALRELDDFAEPADVILGHNLIHFDLPHLRAAAPDLRLLGRPALDTLMLSPLAFPKNPYHRLIKHYLDGDLVRERRNDPEHDARLALTLFEDERTALGKAGSDLLLAWHWLTSRGDDLAAFDALFEALRFSPRPSDRDARDAIGRLLAGKACATRGGAVVSGAGEPGWPLAYVLAWLSVAGGNSVMPPWVRHQFPQAGKLLAELRDHACTASDCGWCREVHDARSELRRWFGFDDFRAEPAMPGGGSMQRAIVEQAMAGGHVLGLLPTGSGKSLCYQVPALSRYHKTGALTVVVSPLVALMADQVAGLQNRGIGSVVTVNGMLSMPERSDALDRIRLGDAGIVLTSPEQLRNRGVVESIKQREIGSWVLDEAHCLSSWGHDFRPDYRYVGRFIRERSAGGRPAPVVCLTATAKPAVVEDILRHFRDEVGIELQVFNGGAQRDNLTFEVVPTSPAEKLAHIDDLLHHHLPADSDGGAIVYCSTRRRCEEVAEYLAAKRWSASHFHAKLQPERKKQVQDDFIEGRLRVIVATNAFGMGVDKPDVRLVVHADLPGSLENYLQEAGRAGRDAEAAGCVLLYTADDVERQFGLAARSRLTRTEIDGICRALRNLKTKNDRSGRGRNSEVVATPGEILVEDDEHAFRRDTNTDDTRIKTAIAWLEDARLVQRDENRAEIFASSLLVGTLDEARQRLARVDERHRPPLVRIVERLINAPIDEGVSTDELMALSGLSRDGVRNALYDLEQLGIANNDTTLTAYIHEGIERSSQRRLDSAVGLEQALVDRMRELAPDLDAEARASVMHLRPVTQALKDDGHEGALPLLTLRLLRSLSMDGRGEDGPGSIDLRQLDRDQVSVKLNRDWPALLETARRRRSAAEVLLQHLREQLKPGVQGADLLVETTLGKLLESIESDLELRSWVRDPRKLLDRALLWLHEQEVIRLNKGLAVFRPAMTIRVEKTRRRFGRTDFAPLELHYQEQVLQIHVMEEFVNRGLDAIAAALQLAMDYFALDRDTFLRRWLPDRTDLARQTTPESWRAIVESLNNPTQRRIVADDREQTNVLVLAGPGSGKTRVLVHRIAYLLRVRREDPRSILALAYNRHAAVEIRRRLDGLVGADSRGVTVLTCHGMALRLTGAHLANRPALADDDFGELLREATALLRGEGLPPDEADEQRERLLAGFRWILVDEYQDVDEEQYRLISALAGRTLTGGERKLTLFAVGDDDQNIYAYAGASVKYLRRFEEDYKARTVYLTQNYRSTGHIIDAANAWIASARERMKAEHPIEIDRSRRRKPKGGDWESRDAVGRGRVQVLRVRGDDRSQAIAALAELRRLAGLAPDWDWRTCAVIARNWRHLDPLRGLCERDAIPVQVAREDTSFFWRLREVRRLRDWLGTLANGLVTGDALRAWLAEQPAGNWSDVLTEALDDYLLETGGAETSVQAFTAWLAEWGRELRRRQTGLLLVTAHSSKGLEFDHVVILDGGWGQDEHGYRRRSDEVLRLYYVAMTRARQTLTLLKMSAAHENELRDAPWPGRHRGGDYWSQDIPALVHREHVVRNEPPPESDMRYQPLGLRDVDLGFAGQHASRHPVHGAIGALRTGDPLEVRENGGRWLLADTNGQVVGQLARNYRPPADRCKARVHAIVGWDRLDGNPIQQDRALRESWEVVVPELIYESRGSSE; encoded by the coding sequence ATGCGCTGCCTGGCCATCGACCTGGAGGTCGGCAAGCGAAGCGAGCGAATCGACGCGTTGGCGGCGGTCGATTCCAACGGCAGGTCCCTGGTCCGCACCAGGCTCGATCCACGCGGGCTCGACCGCGCCCTGCGCGAACTCGACGACTTCGCCGAACCGGCGGACGTCATCCTCGGCCACAACCTGATCCACTTCGACCTGCCGCACCTGCGCGCGGCGGCGCCGGATCTCCGGCTGCTCGGCCGTCCGGCCCTGGACACCCTCATGCTGAGTCCACTGGCCTTCCCGAAGAATCCGTACCACCGCCTGATCAAGCACTACCTGGATGGCGACCTGGTCCGCGAACGGCGAAACGATCCGGAGCACGACGCCCGGCTCGCGCTGACGCTCTTCGAAGACGAACGTACCGCACTCGGCAAGGCCGGTTCCGACCTGCTGCTCGCCTGGCACTGGTTGACGTCGCGGGGTGACGACCTTGCGGCGTTCGATGCCCTGTTCGAGGCGTTGCGCTTCTCGCCGCGGCCCTCGGACAGAGACGCGAGGGACGCCATCGGCCGTCTGCTCGCCGGGAAGGCTTGCGCCACTCGGGGCGGCGCCGTCGTCTCGGGCGCGGGCGAACCGGGCTGGCCCCTGGCCTACGTGCTGGCCTGGTTGTCCGTGGCCGGCGGCAACTCGGTGATGCCGCCCTGGGTACGACACCAGTTTCCCCAGGCGGGCAAGCTGCTCGCCGAGCTGCGCGACCACGCCTGTACGGCCAGCGACTGCGGATGGTGCCGCGAAGTGCACGACGCCCGCTCCGAACTCCGGCGCTGGTTCGGTTTCGACGACTTCCGCGCCGAACCGGCCATGCCCGGCGGCGGATCGATGCAGCGCGCCATCGTCGAGCAGGCGATGGCGGGCGGGCACGTCCTGGGGCTCTTGCCGACCGGCAGCGGCAAGTCGCTGTGCTACCAGGTGCCGGCCCTGTCGCGCTACCACAAGACGGGCGCGCTGACCGTCGTCGTTTCGCCCCTGGTCGCCCTCATGGCGGACCAGGTGGCCGGACTGCAGAACCGGGGCATCGGATCCGTGGTCACCGTCAACGGCATGTTGTCCATGCCGGAACGGTCGGACGCCCTCGACCGCATCCGGCTGGGCGATGCGGGGATCGTCCTGACTTCGCCCGAGCAACTCCGCAACCGGGGCGTGGTGGAGTCCATCAAGCAGCGCGAGATCGGCTCCTGGGTGCTCGACGAAGCCCACTGCCTGTCGAGCTGGGGCCACGACTTCCGGCCGGACTACCGCTACGTGGGCCGGTTCATCCGGGAGCGCTCCGCCGGCGGACGACCCGCCCCCGTCGTCTGTCTGACCGCCACGGCGAAACCCGCCGTCGTCGAGGACATCCTGCGCCACTTTCGCGACGAGGTCGGCATCGAGCTCCAGGTCTTCAACGGCGGGGCGCAGCGGGACAACCTGACTTTCGAGGTGGTGCCGACGAGTCCGGCGGAGAAGCTCGCGCACATCGACGACCTGCTCCACCACCACCTGCCGGCGGACTCGGACGGCGGCGCCATCGTCTACTGCTCGACGAGGAGACGTTGCGAGGAGGTCGCCGAGTACCTTGCCGCCAAGCGTTGGTCGGCGTCGCACTTCCACGCGAAACTCCAACCGGAGCGCAAGAAGCAGGTCCAGGACGACTTCATCGAGGGGCGGCTACGCGTCATCGTGGCGACCAACGCGTTCGGCATGGGGGTCGACAAGCCGGATGTGCGTCTCGTCGTGCATGCCGACCTTCCGGGCTCGTTGGAGAACTACCTCCAGGAAGCGGGCCGCGCCGGTCGGGACGCCGAGGCGGCCGGTTGCGTGCTTCTCTACACGGCGGACGACGTGGAACGCCAGTTCGGGCTCGCGGCACGATCGCGGCTGACCCGCACCGAGATCGATGGCATCTGCCGCGCGCTCAGGAACCTGAAAACGAAGAACGACCGCAGCGGTCGCGGTCGCAACAGCGAAGTCGTCGCGACGCCGGGCGAGATCCTGGTCGAGGACGACGAGCACGCGTTCCGCCGCGACACCAACACCGACGACACGCGCATCAAGACGGCCATCGCGTGGCTGGAGGACGCCCGCCTGGTTCAGCGCGACGAGAACCGCGCCGAGATATTCGCTTCCTCGCTCCTGGTCGGCACGCTCGACGAGGCCAGGCAACGCCTTGCCAGGGTCGACGAACGCCATCGTCCGCCGCTCGTCAGGATCGTCGAAAGGCTGATCAACGCACCCATCGACGAGGGCGTCTCCACCGACGAACTGATGGCCTTGTCCGGCTTGAGCCGCGACGGCGTCCGCAACGCGCTCTACGACCTCGAGCAGCTCGGCATCGCCAACAACGACACGACCCTCACCGCCTACATCCACGAGGGCATCGAACGCTCGTCGCAGCGCCGCCTCGACAGCGCCGTCGGGCTGGAACAGGCGCTCGTGGATCGCATGCGGGAACTGGCGCCGGACCTCGACGCGGAGGCGAGGGCCTCGGTGATGCACCTGCGGCCCGTCACGCAGGCGCTCAAGGACGATGGCCACGAAGGGGCGCTGCCGCTCCTTACTCTGCGCCTGCTGCGGAGCCTGAGCATGGACGGACGCGGGGAAGACGGCCCGGGCAGCATCGACCTGCGTCAACTGGACCGCGATCAGGTCAGCGTGAAACTCAATCGCGACTGGCCTGCGCTTCTGGAAACGGCCCGTCGCCGCCGCTCGGCCGCAGAGGTGCTCCTGCAGCATCTGCGGGAGCAACTGAAGCCCGGCGTACAGGGCGCGGATCTCCTGGTCGAGACCACCCTCGGCAAGCTCCTCGAGTCCATCGAATCGGACCTGGAACTCCGGAGTTGGGTCCGGGACCCGCGCAAGCTGCTGGACCGGGCCCTGCTCTGGCTGCACGAACAGGAGGTCATTCGCCTCAACAAGGGCCTCGCAGTGTTCCGACCGGCGATGACCATTCGGGTGGAGAAGACCCGCCGGCGATTCGGCCGGACGGACTTCGCCCCGCTGGAACTGCACTACCAGGAACAGGTGCTGCAGATCCACGTCATGGAGGAGTTCGTCAATCGCGGGCTCGACGCCATCGCCGCCGCCCTGCAACTGGCGATGGACTACTTCGCGCTCGACCGGGACACGTTCCTGCGACGCTGGCTGCCGGACCGCACGGACCTGGCGCGCCAGACCACGCCGGAATCCTGGCGGGCCATCGTCGAGAGCCTGAACAACCCGACGCAGCGGCGCATCGTCGCGGACGACCGCGAGCAGACCAACGTCCTCGTGCTGGCCGGCCCGGGTTCCGGCAAGACCCGCGTGCTGGTCCACCGCATCGCCTACCTGCTGCGCGTACGCCGGGAGGATCCCCGCAGCATCCTGGCGCTCGCCTACAACCGCCACGCGGCCGTCGAGATCCGCCGCCGCCTGGACGGACTCGTCGGCGCGGACTCCCGGGGCGTCACCGTCCTGACCTGCCACGGCATGGCGCTGCGCCTCACCGGCGCCCACCTCGCCAATCGTCCGGCGCTCGCCGATGACGACTTCGGCGAGCTCCTGAGGGAGGCGACCGCCTTGCTGCGCGGCGAGGGATTGCCGCCCGACGAGGCGGACGAGCAACGCGAGCGACTGCTTGCCGGCTTCCGCTGGATCCTCGTCGACGAGTACCAGGACGTCGACGAGGAGCAGTATCGACTGATCTCGGCCCTGGCCGGCAGAACGCTGACGGGCGGGGAGCGCAAGCTGACCCTGTTCGCCGTGGGCGACGACGACCAGAACATCTATGCCTACGCCGGAGCGTCGGTGAAGTACCTCCGCCGGTTCGAGGAGGACTACAAGGCCAGGACGGTCTACCTGACCCAGAACTACCGCTCGACCGGACACATCATCGACGCCGCGAACGCGTGGATCGCGTCGGCCCGCGAGCGAATGAAGGCGGAGCACCCCATCGAGATCGACCGCTCGCGGCGCAGGAAGCCCAAGGGCGGCGACTGGGAGTCACGCGACGCAGTGGGCCGGGGCAGGGTGCAGGTTCTGCGCGTACGCGGCGACGATCGTTCGCAGGCAATCGCCGCCCTGGCCGAACTGCGCCGCCTGGCGGGACTCGCTCCCGATTGGGACTGGCGGACCTGCGCGGTGATCGCCCGCAACTGGCGCCATCTCGACCCGCTGCGCGGCCTCTGCGAACGTGACGCCATCCCCGTGCAAGTGGCGCGCGAGGACACGTCGTTCTTCTGGCGGCTGCGCGAGGTCCGACGGCTGCGCGACTGGCTCGGCACGCTCGCGAACGGCCTGGTCACCGGGGACGCGCTCCGGGCGTGGCTCGCCGAGCAACCGGCCGGGAACTGGTCGGACGTGCTGACGGAAGCCCTCGACGACTACCTGCTGGAAACCGGCGGCGCGGAGACCTCGGTGCAGGCGTTCACGGCCTGGCTTGCGGAGTGGGGGCGCGAGTTGCGCCGGCGTCAGACCGGTCTCCTGCTGGTGACGGCGCACTCGTCGAAGGGACTGGAATTCGACCACGTGGTCATTCTGGACGGCGGCTGGGGACAGGACGAACACGGCTACCGTCGGCGGTCGGACGAGGTGCTGCGGCTCTACTACGTCGCCATGACCCGCGCCCGTCAGACGTTGACGCTCTTGAAAATGTCGGCGGCGCACGAGAACGAGCTTCGCGACGCCCCCTGGCCGGGACGGCATCGCGGCGGCGACTATTGGTCGCAGGACATACCCGCGCTCGTCCACCGTGAGCACGTCGTTCGCAACGAACCGCCCCCCGAGTCGGACATGCGCTACCAGCCGCTGGGGCTCAGGGATGTCGACCTGGGCTTCGCGGGACAGCACGCGTCGAGGCACCCCGTGCACGGGGCGATCGGCGCGTTGCGGACGGGCGATCCTCTCGAGGTTCGCGAGAACGGTGGCCGGTGGCTGCTTGCCGACACCAACGGCCAGGTGGTGGGACAGCTCGCCCGGAACTACCGCCCGCCGGCGGACCGGTGCAAGGCGCGCGTCCACGCGATCGTCGGATGGGACCGGCTCGACGGCAACCCGATCCAGCAGGACCGCGCCTTGCGGGAGTCGTGGGAAGTCGTGGTGCCCGAGCTGATCTACGAGTCACGAGGGAGCAGCGAATAG
- a CDS encoding helix-turn-helix domain-containing protein codes for MVESTRDIGEEILEGIRQLKGGQHGRIINVPAISSVREKTGLSQSRFAELLCVSVRTLQEWEQGRRKPSGAARTLLMIAEKNPRALVDVA; via the coding sequence ATGGTTGAGTCCACGCGCGACATCGGGGAGGAGATTCTGGAGGGCATCCGCCAACTCAAGGGCGGTCAGCACGGACGCATCATCAACGTGCCCGCCATCTCGAGCGTTCGCGAGAAGACGGGGCTGTCCCAGTCGAGGTTTGCGGAACTTCTGTGTGTATCGGTTCGGACCCTGCAGGAATGGGAGCAGGGCCGGCGCAAGCCTTCCGGTGCCGCTCGTACACTGCTCATGATCGCCGAGAAGAACCCGCGCGCACTGGTCGACGTTGCGTAG
- a CDS encoding DUF1501 domain-containing protein, whose translation MPFDPRHHPGARPFLTRREMLRQTSTGFGWLALSALMADKAYAGLAQGGGPTGSVASAGPLAAKAPDFAPSVKNVIFCFMSGGMSHVDSFDPKPRLAAEAGEPMPFQTERTMFNQDGNIWPSPWEFTNYGSSGIPVSALFPHTGGVADELTVIRSMTAPFMEHAQANFYFHCGMPFTGFPSMGAWVTYGLGTENQNLPGFVVLGSGGIPLGGINVFGNGFLPAVHQGSLIYPEHAEPLHNVNPSETDDRQRARLSLIDDLDRQFLQRTDQETRVEAAIDNYEIAYRMQTAVPELTDLRGETEATRRLYGLDSPNASTAAYGRQCLVARRLVERGVRFVELTMVGTDGMGQAANPWDQHTKLMEGHAANALTVDQPVAALVKDLKARGLLDETLVIFSPEFGRTPFVQGTNGRDHNPYGFSLWMAGGGLKKGFIYGQTDEYGYRVVENSHTVRDLHATVLHLLGLDYQGLTYRFGGRDFRLADVDGHPMRGILA comes from the coding sequence ATGCCCTTCGACCCACGCCACCACCCCGGAGCCCGCCCGTTCCTGACGCGCCGCGAGATGCTGCGGCAGACCTCCACCGGCTTCGGCTGGCTCGCCCTGTCGGCGTTGATGGCCGACAAGGCCTACGCGGGGCTGGCGCAGGGGGGCGGACCGACCGGCAGCGTAGCGTCCGCCGGACCGCTCGCCGCCAAGGCGCCCGACTTCGCGCCCAGCGTCAAGAACGTCATCTTCTGCTTCATGTCGGGCGGGATGTCGCACGTCGACTCGTTCGACCCGAAGCCGCGGTTGGCGGCCGAGGCGGGCGAGCCGATGCCGTTCCAGACCGAGCGGACGATGTTCAACCAGGACGGCAACATCTGGCCCAGCCCGTGGGAGTTCACGAACTACGGCAGCAGCGGCATCCCGGTCAGCGCGCTCTTCCCGCACACCGGCGGCGTCGCCGACGAGCTGACCGTCATCCGCTCGATGACCGCGCCGTTCATGGAGCACGCCCAGGCGAACTTCTACTTCCACTGCGGCATGCCGTTCACCGGCTTCCCGAGCATGGGCGCGTGGGTCACCTACGGCCTCGGGACCGAGAACCAGAACCTGCCCGGCTTCGTCGTCCTCGGCAGCGGCGGCATCCCGCTGGGCGGCATCAACGTGTTCGGCAACGGCTTCCTGCCCGCCGTGCACCAGGGCTCGCTGATCTATCCGGAGCACGCCGAGCCGCTGCACAACGTCAATCCCAGCGAGACCGACGACCGGCAGCGCGCGCGGCTGTCCCTGATCGACGACCTCGACCGGCAGTTCCTCCAGCGCACCGACCAGGAGACGCGCGTGGAGGCGGCGATCGACAACTACGAGATCGCCTACCGGATGCAGACCGCGGTCCCCGAGCTGACCGACCTGCGCGGCGAGACCGAGGCGACCAGGAGGCTCTACGGGCTCGATTCGCCCAACGCCTCCACCGCCGCCTACGGGCGGCAGTGCCTGGTGGCGCGCCGCCTCGTCGAGCGCGGCGTGCGCTTCGTCGAGCTGACCATGGTCGGCACCGACGGCATGGGCCAGGCCGCAAACCCGTGGGATCAGCACACCAAGCTGATGGAGGGCCACGCCGCCAACGCGCTGACCGTCGACCAGCCGGTCGCCGCCCTCGTCAAGGATCTGAAGGCGCGCGGCCTGCTCGACGAGACCCTCGTCATCTTCTCCCCCGAGTTCGGCCGCACCCCGTTCGTGCAGGGCACCAACGGCCGCGACCACAACCCCTACGGCTTCAGCCTCTGGATGGCCGGCGGCGGCCTCAAGAAGGGCTTCATCTACGGGCAGACCGACGAGTATGGCTACCGCGTCGTCGAGAATTCCCACACCGTCCGCGACCTGCACGCCACGGTGCTGCACCTGCTCGGCCTCGACTACCAGGGCCTCACCTACCGCTTCGGCGGCCGCGACTTCCGGCTGGCGGACGTCGACGGGCACCCGATGCGGGGGATTCTGGCGTGA